In Streptantibioticus cattleyicolor NRRL 8057 = DSM 46488, a genomic segment contains:
- a CDS encoding GNAT family N-acetyltransferase, with protein sequence MDDVLVEKLDLADRVDDALAVQALAFGLTDDEIAIRRQIVLRHLTQPGVRALGATTPGGRLVGFGYGMPNDRAHWWSTVVEPYLHRDGLDHWLDASFVVVELHVLPAFQGRGVGRRLITGLTDPAGLPRSILSALDLDSPARHFYRSLGYTDLAHPVHFPGAPTPYTVMGAPLPLRRG encoded by the coding sequence ATGGACGACGTGCTGGTGGAAAAGCTCGATCTGGCGGACCGGGTCGACGACGCGCTCGCCGTGCAGGCCCTCGCCTTCGGCCTGACCGACGACGAGATCGCGATACGCCGCCAGATCGTCCTGCGCCATCTGACCCAGCCGGGGGTACGCGCGCTGGGCGCCACCACCCCCGGCGGCCGGCTCGTCGGCTTCGGCTACGGCATGCCCAACGACCGGGCCCACTGGTGGTCCACCGTGGTCGAGCCCTACCTCCACCGCGACGGCCTCGACCACTGGCTCGACGCCTCCTTCGTCGTGGTGGAGCTGCACGTCCTCCCCGCCTTCCAGGGCCGCGGCGTCGGACGCCGGCTGATCACCGGGCTGACCGATCCGGCCGGGCTGCCGCGCAGCATCCTGTCCGCCCTCGACCTGGACAGCCCCGCCCGCCACTTCTACCGCTCCCTGGGCTACACCGACCTCGCCCACCCCGTGCACTTCCCCGGCGCCCCCACCCCGTACACGGTGATGGGCGCCCCGCTGCCGCTGCGCCGCGGCTGA
- a CDS encoding acyl-CoA dehydrogenase family protein, producing the protein MTAQSAGPKVSEREARQVAEAAREQHWRKPSFAKELFLGRFRLDLIHPHPTLPPDAVQRGEEFLGKLADFLTAHVDGARIEREARVPDEVVRGLKELGAFGMKIDARYGGLGLTQVYYNKALALAGSASPAIGALLSAHQSIGVPQPLKLFGTQEQKDAFLPRCARTDISAFLLTEPDVGSDPARLATTAVPDGDEYVIDGVKLWTTNGVVADLLVVMARVPAGEGRKGGITAFVVEADSPGITVENRNAFMGLRGLENGVTRFHQVRVPAANRIGPEGAGLKIALTTLNTGRLSLPAMCAGAGKWCLKIAREWSAAREQWGRPIAEHEAVGAKISFIAATTFALESVLELAGLMADEDRNDIRIEAALAKLYGSEMAWRMADELVQIRGGRGFETADSLAARGERAVPAEQLLRDLRINRIFEGSTEIMHLLIAREAVDAHLSVAGDLIDPGKNLKEKARAGARAGGFYARWLPQLVTGPGQLPTAYAQFRPAGHPDLATHLRYVERSARRLARATFLAMSRWQGRMETKQGFLGRVVDIGAELFAMSASCVRAEMLRAKGQHGREAYQLADAFCRQARIRIEELFGRLWTNTDALDRTVVRGVLGGAYTWLEQGVVDPSGDGPWIADATPGPSTKANVHRPVR; encoded by the coding sequence ATGACCGCACAATCCGCAGGACCCAAGGTCTCCGAGCGGGAGGCGCGGCAGGTCGCCGAGGCGGCCAGGGAGCAGCACTGGCGCAAGCCCAGCTTCGCCAAGGAGTTGTTCCTCGGACGGTTCCGGCTCGATCTCATCCACCCGCACCCGACCCTGCCCCCGGACGCGGTGCAGCGCGGGGAGGAGTTCCTCGGCAAGCTCGCCGACTTCCTCACCGCCCACGTGGACGGCGCCCGCATCGAGCGGGAGGCGCGCGTCCCCGACGAGGTGGTGCGCGGCCTGAAGGAGCTGGGCGCCTTCGGGATGAAGATCGACGCCCGGTACGGGGGCCTCGGGCTCACCCAGGTCTACTACAACAAGGCGCTCGCGCTGGCCGGATCGGCGAGCCCGGCGATCGGCGCGCTGCTCTCGGCCCACCAGTCGATCGGCGTACCCCAGCCGCTGAAGCTCTTCGGCACCCAGGAGCAGAAGGACGCCTTCCTGCCGCGCTGCGCCCGCACCGACATCTCCGCTTTCCTGCTCACCGAGCCCGACGTCGGCTCCGACCCGGCCCGGCTGGCCACCACGGCGGTGCCCGACGGGGACGAGTACGTCATCGACGGGGTGAAGCTGTGGACCACCAACGGGGTCGTCGCCGACCTGCTGGTGGTGATGGCCCGGGTGCCCGCCGGGGAAGGGCGCAAGGGCGGCATCACGGCCTTCGTGGTGGAGGCGGACAGCCCCGGCATCACCGTGGAGAACCGGAACGCGTTCATGGGCCTGCGCGGACTGGAGAACGGGGTCACCCGCTTCCACCAGGTGCGGGTCCCGGCCGCCAACCGCATCGGACCGGAGGGCGCCGGCCTGAAGATCGCGCTGACCACGCTCAACACCGGCCGCCTGTCGCTGCCCGCGATGTGCGCCGGGGCGGGCAAGTGGTGCCTGAAGATCGCCCGCGAGTGGTCGGCCGCCCGGGAGCAGTGGGGGCGCCCGATCGCCGAGCACGAGGCGGTCGGCGCCAAGATCTCGTTCATCGCGGCCACCACCTTCGCCCTGGAATCCGTCCTGGAACTGGCCGGGCTCATGGCCGACGAGGACCGCAACGACATCCGCATCGAAGCCGCGCTGGCCAAGCTCTACGGCAGCGAGATGGCCTGGCGGATGGCGGACGAACTCGTCCAGATCCGCGGCGGACGCGGCTTCGAGACCGCCGACTCGCTGGCCGCCCGCGGCGAACGGGCCGTCCCCGCCGAGCAGTTGCTGCGCGACCTGCGGATCAACCGGATCTTCGAGGGCTCCACCGAGATCATGCACCTGCTGATCGCCCGGGAGGCGGTGGACGCCCATCTGTCGGTCGCCGGCGACCTGATCGACCCCGGCAAGAACCTCAAGGAGAAGGCGCGGGCCGGTGCCCGGGCCGGCGGCTTCTACGCCCGCTGGCTGCCTCAGCTCGTCACCGGACCCGGCCAACTGCCCACCGCCTACGCCCAGTTCCGCCCGGCCGGCCATCCCGACCTCGCCACCCATCTGCGGTACGTGGAGCGCTCCGCGCGCCGGCTGGCCCGCGCCACCTTCCTGGCCATGTCCCGCTGGCAGGGCCGGATGGAGACCAAGCAGGGCTTCCTCGGCCGCGTGGTGGACATCGGCGCGGAGCTGTTCGCCATGAGCGCCTCCTGCGTGCGCGCCGAGATGCTGCGTGCCAAGGGACAGCACGGCCGGGAGGCGTACCAGCTCGCCGACGCCTTCTGCCGGCAGGCCAGAATCCGGATCGAGGAGCTGTTCGGGCGGCTGTGGACCAACACCGACGCCCTCGACCGCACGGTGGTGCGCGGTGTCCTCGGCGGCGCCTACACCTGGCTGGAGCAAGGCGTCGTCGACCCTTCCGGGGACGGCCCCTGGATCGCCGACGCGACCCCGGGGCCGAGTACGAAGGCCAACGTACACAGGCCGGTGCGCTGA
- the rimP gene encoding ribosome maturation factor RimP translates to MSTTQSHRLRELLEPLADAAGLDLEEVAVTPAGRRRLLRVVVDSDTGVELDTVAALSRQISEALDDSDVMGGAPYVLEVTSPGTDRPLTEPRHFARNTGRLITARLADDTSLTARITGVDDSGVDLEVPGVKGRKPTARRLAFAEITRAKVEIEFNRKSNDTDDASDLAASDVDESTEEA, encoded by the coding sequence ATGAGCACCACCCAGAGCCACAGGCTGCGCGAGTTGCTGGAGCCGCTCGCCGACGCGGCGGGACTGGATCTGGAGGAGGTCGCGGTGACCCCGGCCGGCCGGCGCCGGCTGCTGCGGGTCGTGGTGGACAGCGACACCGGGGTCGAACTGGACACCGTCGCCGCGCTGAGCCGGCAGATCTCCGAGGCCCTGGACGACTCCGACGTGATGGGCGGCGCCCCCTACGTCCTGGAGGTCACCTCGCCCGGCACCGACCGGCCGCTGACCGAACCGCGGCACTTCGCCCGCAACACCGGCCGGCTGATCACCGCCCGGCTGGCCGACGACACCTCGCTGACCGCCCGGATCACCGGCGTCGACGACTCCGGCGTGGACCTGGAGGTCCCCGGGGTCAAGGGCCGCAAGCCCACCGCCCGCCGGCTGGCGTTCGCCGAGATCACCCGGGCCAAGGTCGAGATCGAGTTCAACCGCAAGAGCAACGACACGGACGACGCATCGGACCTGGCCGCCTCCGACGTCGACGAGAGCACCGAGGAGGCGTAG
- a CDS encoding aminoglycoside phosphotransferase family protein: MAPAPHVPLDPPDRLVRTVTAWEGEAGRAWLAGLPGLVAGCLERWELTPERVQYPGGNVSMVVLVRRADTTAATLKIGMVTAETAQEPAALAHWNGTGAVRLLEHAPEAGALLLERLHPDISLRSLPDAKAMLEAAGVLRRLWVPPAEAHPFTAVADHTARLAALLRERRGRPWAESGRPLIDEALEAYERLAGSPVPGGPVLLHGDFHQGNVLAADRLPWLAIDPKPLVGDPGYDLAWLLLDRREDLVASPGGRAAARRRLARLSDALETDPGRLRDWTVFRAVEAGVWCWSVGDRTGGELLLEFASWLAE, from the coding sequence ATGGCCCCGGCACCGCATGTCCCGCTGGACCCGCCCGACCGGCTGGTGCGTACCGTCACCGCCTGGGAGGGCGAGGCGGGCCGCGCCTGGCTGGCCGGGCTTCCGGGGCTGGTCGCCGGGTGCCTGGAGCGCTGGGAGCTGACCCCGGAACGGGTGCAGTACCCGGGCGGGAACGTCAGCATGGTGGTCCTCGTCCGGCGGGCCGACACCACCGCGGCCACGCTGAAGATCGGCATGGTCACCGCCGAGACCGCGCAGGAGCCGGCCGCGCTGGCGCACTGGAACGGCACCGGGGCGGTAAGGCTGCTCGAGCACGCGCCGGAGGCGGGCGCGCTGCTGCTGGAGCGGCTCCACCCGGACATCAGCCTGCGGTCGCTGCCGGACGCCAAGGCGATGCTGGAGGCCGCCGGGGTGCTGCGCCGGCTGTGGGTGCCGCCGGCCGAGGCCCACCCGTTCACCGCGGTCGCCGACCACACCGCCCGCCTGGCGGCGCTGCTGCGCGAGCGGCGCGGGCGGCCGTGGGCCGAGTCCGGCCGCCCGTTGATCGACGAGGCGCTGGAGGCGTACGAGCGGCTGGCCGGCTCCCCGGTGCCGGGTGGGCCGGTGCTGCTGCACGGCGACTTCCACCAGGGCAACGTGCTCGCCGCCGACCGGCTGCCGTGGCTGGCGATCGACCCCAAGCCGCTGGTCGGCGACCCGGGGTACGACCTGGCCTGGCTGCTGCTGGACCGGCGGGAGGACCTGGTGGCCTCCCCGGGCGGCCGGGCCGCCGCCCGCCGCCGTCTGGCCAGGCTCTCCGACGCGCTGGAGACCGACCCGGGCCGGTTGCGTGACTGGACGGTCTTCCGCGCGGTGGAGGCCGGGGTGTGGTGCTGGTCGGTGGGGGACCGGACCGGCGGCGAGCTGCTGCTGGAGTTCGCCTCCTGGCTGGCGGAGTGA
- a CDS encoding M50 family metallopeptidase, whose amino-acid sequence MTALMTVLGIVVFAIGLLISIAWHELGHLSTAKLFGIRVPQYMVGFGPTIFSRKKGETEYGIKAIPLGGYIRMIGMFPPGDDGRVKARSTSPWRGMIEDARSAAFEELRPGDETRMFYTRAPWKRVVVMFAGPFMNLVLAVALFLGVLMGFGINSQTTTVSTVSDCVISQAAANNGKTTCAAGDPASPAKLAGLKAGDTITAFDGHPIKDWATLQKDIRETTGPATITVRRDGRTLDLHASLIENQVAKSDGHGGTVAGQYVRAGFLGFTPAPGIIRQSFSDSVSRMGDMVVTATKSLVDLPQRIPDLWNAAFNGAPRKADSPMGVIGAARVGGDVFSLHIPPEQRVATMLMLVAGFNLSLFLFNMLPLLPLDGGHIAGALWEALKRHLARVFRRPDPGPFDVAKMMPVAYVVAGLFLSFTVLVLIADVVNPVKIA is encoded by the coding sequence ATGACGGCTTTGATGACGGTCCTCGGCATAGTCGTCTTCGCGATCGGCCTGCTGATCTCCATCGCGTGGCACGAGCTGGGCCACCTGTCCACCGCCAAGCTCTTCGGCATCCGGGTGCCGCAGTACATGGTCGGCTTCGGCCCGACGATCTTCTCGCGCAAGAAGGGCGAGACGGAGTACGGGATCAAGGCGATCCCGCTGGGCGGCTACATCCGGATGATCGGGATGTTCCCGCCCGGTGACGACGGCCGGGTCAAGGCGCGCTCCACCTCGCCGTGGCGCGGCATGATCGAGGACGCCCGGTCGGCCGCCTTCGAGGAGCTGCGGCCCGGCGACGAGACCCGGATGTTCTACACCCGCGCGCCCTGGAAGCGGGTCGTGGTGATGTTCGCCGGCCCCTTCATGAACCTGGTGCTGGCCGTCGCGCTCTTCCTCGGCGTGCTCATGGGGTTCGGGATCAACTCCCAGACCACCACCGTCAGCACCGTCTCCGACTGCGTGATCTCCCAGGCCGCCGCCAACAACGGCAAGACCACCTGCGCCGCCGGCGACCCGGCCTCCCCGGCCAAGCTGGCCGGCCTGAAGGCGGGCGACACCATCACCGCCTTCGACGGCCACCCGATCAAGGACTGGGCCACCCTCCAGAAGGACATCCGGGAGACCACCGGCCCGGCCACCATCACCGTCCGCCGCGACGGCCGCACCCTGGACCTGCACGCCAGCCTGATAGAGAACCAGGTGGCCAAGTCCGACGGTCACGGCGGCACCGTGGCGGGCCAGTACGTCCGGGCCGGCTTCCTCGGCTTCACCCCGGCGCCCGGGATCATCCGGCAGTCCTTCTCCGACTCGGTGAGCCGGATGGGCGACATGGTGGTCACCGCCACCAAGTCCCTGGTCGACCTGCCGCAGCGGATCCCGGACCTGTGGAACGCGGCGTTCAACGGCGCCCCCCGCAAGGCCGACTCCCCGATGGGCGTCATCGGCGCCGCCCGGGTCGGCGGTGACGTGTTCTCCCTGCACATCCCGCCGGAGCAGCGGGTGGCCACCATGCTGATGCTGGTCGCCGGGTTCAACCTGTCGCTCTTCCTGTTCAACATGCTGCCGCTGCTGCCGCTGGACGGCGGCCACATCGCCGGGGCCCTGTGGGAGGCGCTCAAGCGCCATCTGGCCCGGGTCTTCCGGCGGCCCGACCCCGGACCGTTCGACGTGGCCAAGATGATGCCGGTCGCCTATGTCGTCGCCGGTCTGTTCCTGTCGTTCACCGTGCTGGTACTGATCGCGGACGTGGTCAACCCGGTCAAGATCGCCTGA
- the ispG gene encoding flavodoxin-dependent (E)-4-hydroxy-3-methylbut-2-enyl-diphosphate synthase, producing MTAISLGMPSVPLKLADRRRSRQIQVGSVAVGGDAPVSVQSMTTTVTADIGATLQQIAELTAAGCQIVRVACPSQDDADALPVIARKSQIPVIADIHFQPKYVFAAIDAGCAAVRVNPGNIRQFDDKVKEIAAAASAAGVPIRIGVNAGSLDKRLLEKYGRATPEALVESALWECSLFEEHGFRDIKISVKHNDPVVMVNAYRLLAQKCDYPLHLGVTEAGPAFQGTVKSAVAFGALLAEGIGDTIRVSLSAPPAEEVKVGIAILESLGLRQRRLEIVSCPSCGRAQVDVYKLADEVTAGLDGLEVPLRVAVMGCVVNGPGEAREADLGVASGNGKGQIFVKGEVIKTVPESKIVETLIEEAMKIAEQMKDDGTPSGEPSVSVS from the coding sequence ATGACCGCGATTTCGCTCGGGATGCCGTCCGTGCCGCTGAAGCTGGCCGATCGTCGTAGGAGCCGTCAGATCCAGGTCGGGTCGGTGGCGGTGGGCGGGGACGCTCCGGTGTCGGTGCAGTCGATGACGACGACGGTGACGGCGGACATCGGTGCGACGTTGCAGCAGATCGCGGAGTTGACGGCGGCGGGGTGCCAGATCGTGCGGGTGGCGTGTCCGTCGCAGGACGACGCGGACGCGTTGCCGGTGATCGCGCGTAAGTCGCAGATTCCGGTGATCGCGGACATTCATTTCCAGCCGAAGTACGTGTTCGCGGCGATCGATGCCGGGTGTGCGGCGGTGCGGGTGAATCCGGGGAACATCCGGCAGTTCGACGACAAGGTCAAGGAGATCGCGGCGGCGGCGTCGGCGGCGGGGGTGCCGATCCGGATCGGGGTGAACGCCGGGTCGCTGGACAAGCGGCTGCTGGAGAAGTACGGGCGGGCGACGCCGGAGGCGTTGGTGGAGTCGGCGTTGTGGGAGTGCTCGCTGTTCGAGGAGCACGGGTTCCGGGACATCAAGATCTCGGTGAAGCACAACGATCCGGTGGTGATGGTCAACGCCTACCGGCTGCTGGCGCAGAAGTGCGACTACCCGTTGCATCTGGGTGTGACGGAGGCGGGGCCGGCGTTCCAGGGGACGGTCAAGTCCGCGGTGGCGTTCGGTGCGCTGCTGGCGGAGGGGATCGGGGACACCATCCGGGTGTCGCTGTCGGCGCCTCCGGCGGAGGAGGTCAAGGTGGGGATCGCGATCCTGGAGTCCCTCGGCCTGCGGCAGCGGCGTCTGGAGATTGTGTCGTGTCCGTCGTGCGGGCGTGCGCAGGTGGATGTGTACAAGCTGGCGGACGAGGTGACGGCGGGGCTGGACGGTCTTGAGGTGCCGTTGCGGGTGGCGGTGATGGGGTGTGTGGTCAACGGTCCGGGGGAGGCGCGGGAGGCGGACCTTGGGGTGGCCTCGGGCAACGGCAAGGGGCAGATCTTCGTCAAGGGTGAGGTGATCAAGACCGTGCCGGAGTCGAAGATCGTGGAGACCCTGATCGAGGAGGCGATGAAGATCGCCGAGCAGATGAAGGACGACGGCACCCCCTCCGGCGAGCCCTCCGTCTCCGTCTCCTGA
- a CDS encoding GNAT family N-acetyltransferase yields the protein MLTTTTTKVLEPGELDAALAVLDRDPVANAFVAARVQVAGLDPWRLGGEMWGWYSGGRLESLCYAGANLVPICAGPEAVRAFAERARRAGRRCSSIVGPADATAALWALLEPSWGPAREVRARQPLMVTRSLPADVRPDPLVRRVRRDEMDLITPACVAMFTEEVGVSPLAGDGGLLYQARVAELVAAGRSFARIEDGRVVFKAELGAVTSHACQIQGVWVAPEHRGRGLSETGMAAVLHYALREVAPVASLYVNDFNAPARAAYRRVGFTEVGAFMSVLF from the coding sequence GTGTTGACCACCACCACGACCAAGGTCCTGGAGCCCGGCGAACTCGACGCCGCGCTCGCCGTCCTCGACCGCGACCCGGTGGCGAATGCTTTCGTCGCCGCCCGCGTCCAGGTCGCCGGGCTCGACCCCTGGCGCCTCGGCGGCGAGATGTGGGGCTGGTACAGCGGCGGCCGGCTGGAATCGCTCTGCTACGCCGGCGCCAACCTGGTGCCCATCTGCGCCGGCCCCGAGGCCGTACGGGCCTTCGCCGAACGCGCCCGCCGGGCCGGCCGCCGCTGCTCGTCCATCGTCGGCCCCGCCGACGCCACCGCCGCCCTGTGGGCCCTGCTGGAACCGAGCTGGGGCCCGGCCCGCGAGGTCCGCGCCCGGCAGCCGCTGATGGTCACCCGCTCGCTGCCCGCCGACGTCCGCCCCGACCCGCTGGTGCGCAGGGTCCGCCGGGACGAGATGGACCTGATCACCCCGGCCTGCGTGGCGATGTTCACCGAGGAGGTCGGCGTCTCCCCGCTGGCCGGCGACGGCGGCCTGCTCTACCAGGCCCGGGTCGCCGAACTCGTCGCCGCCGGACGCTCGTTCGCCCGCATCGAGGACGGCCGGGTGGTCTTCAAGGCCGAACTCGGCGCCGTCACCTCGCACGCCTGCCAGATCCAGGGCGTCTGGGTGGCCCCCGAACACCGCGGCCGAGGGCTCTCCGAGACCGGCATGGCCGCCGTCCTCCACTACGCGCTGCGCGAGGTCGCCCCGGTGGCCAGCCTCTACGTCAACGACTTCAACGCCCCCGCCCGCGCCGCCTACCGCAGGGTCGGCTTCACCGAGGTCGGGGCCTTCATGAGCGTGTTGTTCTGA